A portion of the Hyalangium minutum genome contains these proteins:
- a CDS encoding CheR family methyltransferase, with the protein MNTKDFDIELRLLLDAIYLKYHYDFRGYALASLKRRLVQATERFGCQSLSQLQDQVLHEPTAFPRLLDFLTVQVSEMFRDPQYFRALRERVLPHLRTYPSLKIWVAGCSTGEEVYSLAILLHEEGLLERTLIYATDINVHALKKAEQGVFDADRVPLFTRNHRESGASSSLSDYYTAAYGHVVFDPSLKKHIVFSDHSLATDSVFAEVQLLSCRNVLIYFNSELQDRAVGLFAEALCRKGFLGLGSKESLRFTSHESAFLDFVREDRIYQKR; encoded by the coding sequence GTGAACACGAAGGACTTCGACATCGAGCTGCGGTTGCTGCTCGATGCCATTTACCTCAAGTACCACTACGACTTCCGAGGCTACGCGCTGGCTTCGCTGAAGCGGCGCCTGGTCCAGGCCACGGAGCGCTTTGGGTGCCAGAGCCTGTCCCAGCTCCAGGACCAGGTGCTCCACGAGCCCACCGCCTTCCCGCGCCTGCTCGACTTCCTCACCGTGCAGGTGAGCGAGATGTTCCGGGATCCGCAGTACTTCCGCGCCCTACGCGAGCGGGTCCTCCCGCACCTGCGCACCTACCCCTCGCTCAAGATCTGGGTGGCCGGGTGCAGCACCGGCGAGGAGGTCTACTCACTGGCCATCCTCCTGCACGAGGAGGGCCTGCTGGAGCGCACCCTCATCTATGCGACGGACATCAACGTGCACGCGCTCAAGAAGGCCGAGCAGGGCGTGTTCGACGCGGATCGTGTGCCCCTGTTCACCCGCAACCACCGCGAGTCGGGCGCCTCGAGCTCGCTCTCGGACTACTACACGGCCGCCTACGGGCATGTGGTGTTCGACCCGTCCTTGAAGAAGCACATCGTCTTCTCGGACCACAGCCTGGCCACCGACAGCGTTTTCGCGGAAGTGCAGCTGCTGTCCTGCCGCAACGTCCTCATCTACTTCAACAGCGAGCTGCAGGATCGCGCGGTGGGGCTGTTCGCCGAAGCGCTCTGCCGCAAAGGCTTCCTGGGCCTGGGGTCCAAGGAGTCCCTGCGCTTCACCTCTCACGAAAGCGCCTTCTTGGATTTCGTCCGGGAAGACCGCATCTACCAGAAGCGATGA
- the lspA gene encoding signal peptidase II — protein sequence MESISRGYRLTLISLVLAGTVGCDQASKQMALSHLRDEPAQSFLGGILRLVFAENPGAFLSLGGRLPPALRFGLLTIGVGLILLLGLLYLVKSQQLGRLQVVALALGVGGGASNWFDRLVNDGRVVDFMVLGIGPVRTGVFNVADIAIVLGFGLLLLSTRRGNTHGDHPGGTGLGAKA from the coding sequence ATGGAATCGATCTCTCGTGGGTATCGGCTCACCCTCATCTCGCTGGTGCTGGCAGGGACTGTGGGCTGCGATCAGGCCTCGAAGCAGATGGCCCTCTCGCACCTTCGCGACGAGCCGGCCCAGAGCTTCCTGGGGGGGATCCTGCGGCTGGTCTTCGCCGAGAACCCCGGCGCGTTCCTGAGCCTTGGCGGCCGCTTGCCCCCCGCCCTTCGGTTCGGGCTGCTGACGATCGGAGTGGGCTTGATCCTCCTCCTCGGGCTGCTCTACCTCGTGAAGAGCCAGCAGCTCGGGCGGCTCCAAGTCGTGGCACTCGCCCTGGGCGTGGGGGGTGGTGCGAGCAACTGGTTCGACCGCCTGGTGAACGATGGGCGCGTCGTGGACTTCATGGTCCTCGGGATCGGCCCCGTGCGCACGGGCGTCTTCAACGTGGCGGACATCGCCATCGTGCTCGGCTTCGGGTTGCTGCTTCTGAGCACGCGACGCGGGAACACCCACGGAGACCATCCAGGGGGGACTGGACTCGGCGCCAAGGCTTGA
- a CDS encoding chemotaxis protein CheB: MSRSIPIESPTGLKPESLRGRIDAVVMGASAGGVEALSVLLSALPHGFHPAVLIVMHLPRDRPSLLVSIFQPKCPLEVREAQDKEPVQPGTVSFAPPDYHLLVDTGPTLALSVDEPVHYSRPSIDVLFESAADVYGPRLAAFVLTGANADGAQGLEAVRAAGGVTVVQQPSTAHSPFMPQAALARGPADFVLSLEQMTHLLQVMGGAHAL; encoded by the coding sequence ATGAGCCGCTCCATCCCCATCGAGAGCCCCACCGGGCTCAAACCCGAGAGCCTCCGAGGCCGGATTGACGCCGTGGTGATGGGCGCGTCCGCGGGCGGCGTGGAGGCACTGTCCGTGCTGCTGAGCGCCCTGCCCCACGGCTTCCACCCCGCTGTCCTGATCGTCATGCACCTGCCGCGAGACCGGCCGAGCCTCCTGGTGAGCATCTTCCAGCCCAAGTGCCCGCTGGAGGTGAGAGAGGCGCAGGACAAGGAGCCCGTGCAGCCGGGCACCGTCTCCTTCGCACCACCGGACTACCACCTGCTGGTGGACACGGGGCCCACCCTGGCGCTCTCGGTGGACGAGCCCGTCCACTACTCACGCCCCTCCATCGACGTGCTCTTCGAGTCTGCCGCGGACGTGTATGGCCCCCGGCTCGCGGCCTTCGTCCTCACGGGGGCCAATGCGGATGGAGCGCAAGGGCTGGAGGCGGTGCGCGCGGCGGGAGGCGTCACGGTGGTGCAGCAGCCCAGCACCGCTCACTCACCCTTCATGCCTCAGGCGGCGCTCGCCCGAGGCCCCGCTGACTTCGTGCTCTCCCTGGAGCAGATGACCCACCTGCTGCAGGTGATGGGAGGCGCCCATGCTCTCTGA
- a CDS encoding PPC domain-containing protein, whose protein sequence is MYAACFAFVVACGPSEFPGEEVPEPAPKFDLAAIQQPLAADCTSTYTLTKDVAQSNLSGAQGSWSCIYKLTVPSGVAGLTFKTTGGTGDVDLYVRYGLTPDATAYDHRSMGTTNEDQITIEPSQSGTYYVRLYGYGAYSGASLTATYATPCTSSTIIDMGRTYSNINTPQGLFSCGYMITIPSGANSVTFTTAGGTGNADLYVRRSDWPRADAYDCRSTGYSNSESCTLYYPTAGTYYIKLYGTSASSGAQLLVNMDRPYTAPVLVRGQPYVDVSMAVGEQRRFEIDMPWGKNNVQFFTSGGTGYANLYVKFEQAPTLYNYDCKVDGISTSTNCSMGWGKTGRYYVLVEAKHTPITGMRIGVNYTDYYN, encoded by the coding sequence ATGTACGCCGCATGTTTCGCGTTCGTGGTGGCCTGTGGGCCGAGTGAGTTCCCAGGAGAGGAAGTCCCGGAGCCTGCGCCGAAGTTCGACCTCGCGGCGATCCAGCAGCCGCTCGCGGCAGACTGCACCTCCACGTATACGCTCACCAAGGACGTGGCCCAGAGCAACCTCTCGGGGGCCCAGGGAAGCTGGTCCTGCATCTACAAGTTGACCGTCCCGAGCGGTGTGGCGGGGCTGACGTTCAAGACAACAGGAGGAACGGGCGACGTGGATCTGTACGTCCGTTATGGCCTGACGCCGGACGCGACCGCGTACGACCATCGCTCGATGGGGACTACCAACGAGGATCAAATCACCATCGAGCCGTCCCAATCCGGCACGTATTACGTTCGGCTCTACGGATACGGCGCCTACAGCGGCGCAAGCTTGACCGCCACCTATGCCACTCCCTGCACCAGCAGCACCATCATCGACATGGGTCGCACGTACTCGAACATCAACACCCCGCAGGGGCTGTTCTCGTGCGGTTACATGATCACGATTCCCTCAGGCGCGAACAGCGTGACGTTCACGACCGCGGGAGGCACCGGGAACGCTGACCTCTACGTCCGGAGAAGCGATTGGCCCAGGGCGGACGCGTACGATTGCAGGTCGACGGGCTACAGCAACAGCGAGTCGTGCACGTTGTACTACCCGACTGCGGGCACGTATTACATCAAGCTCTACGGCACCTCCGCGAGCAGCGGGGCTCAGCTCCTGGTGAACATGGATCGCCCCTACACCGCGCCCGTCCTCGTTCGCGGACAGCCCTACGTCGACGTCTCCATGGCTGTGGGTGAGCAGCGCCGGTTCGAGATCGACATGCCGTGGGGAAAGAACAACGTCCAGTTCTTCACCTCCGGCGGCACCGGGTACGCGAACCTGTACGTGAAGTTCGAGCAGGCGCCCACGCTCTACAACTACGACTGCAAGGTCGACGGAATCTCAACCAGTACCAACTGCTCGATGGGCTGGGGCAAGACGGGCCGCTACTACGTCCTCGTCGAAGCGAAGCACACGCCCATCACCGGCATGCGCATCGGCGTGAACTACACGGATTATTACAACTAG
- a CDS encoding response regulator gives MTNSPSSPPTVQRASRHGPLLPPTTLAGFVLAVLAVLLIAGLSYGSLKSRDRTSERVRHTLDVVGQLEALLSSVKDAETGQRGYLLTGAERYLEPYRQATASLPPQIQRLRELTADNPEQQQRLDVLKALVDEKFAELGETVELKQAGDTQAALTLVLTDQGKTVMDHLRATLLEMEKSEKQLLAERNEEWQQASSMSLIITWAGSAILLFLISAAGYMTSRDFRARSLLGWFRAGQMALSERLQGDQRLEQLGDNTLRFLAEYLDAQVGSIYLAEPSGHFRRFAGYALSPASSANAVVQPGQGLVGQAIKENRAFHLRDVPADYLLVNSSLGQSRPRHVLVTPAQVDGKVNAVVELGFLHPIHPSDLELLQRVSDSIGIAVRTSHDRTRLEQLLEETQRQAEELQTQQEELRVSNEELEEQSRILKESQARLEAQQAELEQTNAQMEEQTQLLEQQKQDLTQAQATLTEKARELERTSRYKSEFLANMSHELRTPLNSSLILAKLLADNKTGNLTEEQVKFAQTISAAGNDLLVLINDILDLSRIEAGKVEVQWEIVPLRRPLEALQRTFQPLAQEKQLGFSITVEEDVQGTLETDPQRLGQILKNLLSNAFKFTEKGEVRLHVFTQAPGQVGFSVRDTGIGISAQQQELIFEAFRQADGSTHRKYGGSGLGLSISRDLARLLGGDVSVQSQPGQGSTFTLTLPAVAPRLNASAPQASAARAPFAPPAPARGTKPEPLSGAPASDKAPRTTSPAVPDDREKLTAESRVILIVEDDSRFAAILRDMAHERGFQCVITHTGGEAVSAALAHLPSAILLDMNLPDHSGLGVLDQLKRNARTRHIPVHVVSVADYSREALELGAVGYALKPVKRTELEEAFQKLETKSAQGLRRVLVVEDDERQRESIRQLLGSEEVQILGVATAGEALQRLQESTFDCMVMDLSLPDMSGYSLLEKMAGQDEVSFPPVIVYTGHSLTRDEEQRLQRFSKSIIIKGARSPERLLDEVSLFLHQVESRMPPERQRMLQVARDRESALEGRRILVVEDDVRNIFALSSVLEPRGAKVEIARNGKEALEALTRSLSPQARTVDLVLMDIMMPEMDGLTAMREIRKRPEWKKLPIIALTAKAMKDDQEKCLEAGANDYIAKPLDVEKLLSLVRVWMPK, from the coding sequence GTGACGAACAGCCCCTCGTCTCCCCCCACCGTTCAGCGCGCATCCCGCCACGGTCCACTCTTGCCGCCCACGACGCTCGCGGGCTTCGTCCTCGCCGTCCTGGCGGTGCTCCTCATCGCCGGCCTGTCGTACGGCTCCCTCAAGAGCCGGGATCGCACGAGCGAGCGGGTAAGACACACCCTGGATGTCGTGGGGCAGCTCGAGGCGCTCCTGTCCTCGGTGAAGGATGCCGAGACGGGCCAGCGCGGCTACCTGCTCACCGGTGCCGAGCGCTACCTCGAGCCCTACCGGCAGGCCACCGCGTCCCTCCCCCCCCAGATCCAGCGCCTCCGGGAGCTGACAGCGGACAACCCCGAGCAACAGCAGCGGCTGGACGTGCTCAAGGCCCTCGTGGACGAGAAGTTCGCTGAGTTGGGCGAGACCGTGGAGCTCAAGCAGGCCGGAGACACACAGGCCGCGCTCACGCTCGTCCTCACCGACCAGGGCAAGACGGTCATGGACCACCTGCGGGCCACCCTCTTGGAGATGGAAAAGAGCGAGAAACAACTGCTCGCGGAGCGCAACGAGGAGTGGCAGCAGGCGTCCTCCATGTCCCTCATCATCACCTGGGCGGGCTCGGCAATCCTCCTCTTCCTTATTTCCGCCGCGGGCTACATGACGTCCCGCGACTTCCGGGCCCGCTCCCTCCTGGGCTGGTTCCGGGCGGGCCAGATGGCCCTCAGCGAGCGCCTGCAGGGGGACCAGCGCCTGGAGCAACTCGGGGACAACACCCTGCGCTTCCTGGCCGAGTATCTGGATGCCCAGGTGGGCTCCATCTACCTGGCGGAGCCCTCCGGGCACTTCCGCCGCTTCGCGGGCTACGCCCTGTCCCCCGCTTCGAGCGCGAACGCGGTGGTGCAGCCCGGCCAGGGCCTCGTCGGCCAAGCCATCAAGGAGAACCGCGCCTTCCACCTCCGGGACGTCCCCGCGGACTACCTTCTCGTCAACTCGAGCCTGGGCCAGAGCCGGCCGCGGCACGTGCTGGTGACGCCCGCGCAAGTGGATGGGAAGGTCAACGCCGTGGTGGAGCTGGGCTTCCTGCACCCTATCCACCCGTCGGATCTCGAGTTGCTGCAGCGCGTGTCCGATTCCATTGGCATCGCCGTGCGCACCTCGCACGACCGGACCCGGCTGGAGCAGCTCCTCGAGGAGACGCAGCGCCAGGCGGAGGAGCTCCAGACCCAGCAGGAAGAGCTGCGCGTATCCAATGAGGAGCTCGAGGAGCAGAGCCGGATCCTCAAGGAATCCCAGGCGCGCCTCGAGGCGCAGCAGGCGGAGCTGGAGCAGACCAACGCCCAGATGGAGGAGCAGACGCAACTGCTGGAGCAGCAGAAGCAGGACCTGACCCAGGCCCAGGCCACGCTCACCGAGAAGGCCCGGGAGCTGGAGCGCACCAGCCGGTACAAGTCCGAGTTCCTGGCCAACATGAGCCACGAGCTGCGCACGCCGCTCAACAGCTCACTCATCCTTGCCAAGCTCCTGGCCGACAACAAGACGGGCAACCTCACCGAGGAGCAGGTGAAGTTCGCGCAGACCATCTCCGCCGCGGGCAATGATCTGCTGGTCCTCATCAACGACATCCTGGATCTGTCGCGCATCGAGGCCGGCAAGGTGGAGGTGCAGTGGGAAATCGTCCCCCTGCGGCGCCCCCTCGAGGCGCTCCAGCGGACGTTTCAGCCCCTGGCGCAGGAGAAGCAGCTGGGCTTCTCCATCACCGTCGAAGAGGACGTGCAGGGCACCCTGGAGACGGATCCCCAGCGGCTGGGGCAGATCCTCAAGAACCTGCTGTCCAATGCCTTCAAGTTCACCGAGAAGGGCGAGGTCCGCCTCCACGTCTTCACCCAGGCCCCCGGGCAGGTGGGGTTCTCCGTCCGGGACACGGGCATTGGCATCTCCGCCCAGCAGCAGGAGCTCATCTTCGAGGCCTTCCGCCAGGCGGACGGGAGCACGCACCGCAAGTACGGAGGCTCGGGGCTCGGCCTGTCCATCTCCCGGGATCTGGCGCGCCTGTTGGGAGGAGACGTCTCCGTGCAGAGCCAGCCGGGCCAGGGCAGCACCTTCACCCTCACACTGCCCGCGGTTGCTCCCCGCCTGAATGCAAGCGCCCCCCAGGCTTCGGCCGCGCGGGCCCCCTTCGCCCCCCCGGCTCCTGCCCGTGGGACCAAACCCGAGCCCCTCTCCGGCGCCCCGGCCTCCGACAAGGCGCCCCGCACCACGTCCCCGGCGGTGCCGGATGATCGGGAGAAGCTCACCGCCGAGTCCCGTGTCATCCTCATCGTCGAGGACGATTCCCGCTTCGCCGCCATCCTCCGGGACATGGCCCACGAGCGGGGCTTTCAGTGCGTCATCACCCATACCGGAGGAGAGGCCGTCTCGGCCGCGCTTGCCCACCTGCCGAGCGCCATCCTCCTGGACATGAACCTGCCGGACCACTCCGGGCTGGGTGTGCTGGATCAGCTCAAGCGCAACGCGCGGACACGACACATCCCGGTCCACGTCGTGTCCGTGGCGGACTACTCGCGCGAGGCCCTGGAGCTGGGCGCCGTGGGCTACGCCCTCAAGCCCGTGAAGCGCACGGAGCTGGAGGAGGCCTTCCAGAAGCTGGAGACGAAGTCCGCCCAGGGCCTGCGGAGGGTGCTTGTCGTGGAGGATGACGAGCGGCAGCGCGAGAGCATCCGGCAGCTGCTCGGCAGCGAAGAGGTCCAGATCCTCGGCGTGGCCACCGCGGGCGAGGCGCTCCAGCGGCTCCAGGAGAGCACCTTCGACTGCATGGTGATGGACCTGAGCTTGCCGGACATGAGCGGCTATTCGCTGCTGGAGAAGATGGCCGGGCAGGATGAGGTCTCCTTCCCTCCCGTCATCGTCTACACGGGCCACTCGCTCACGCGAGACGAGGAGCAGCGGCTGCAGCGCTTCTCCAAGTCCATCATCATCAAAGGCGCCCGCTCGCCCGAGCGGCTCCTGGACGAGGTGTCGCTGTTTCTCCACCAAGTGGAGTCCCGGATGCCTCCCGAGCGCCAGCGAATGCTCCAAGTGGCTCGAGACCGGGAGAGCGCCCTCGAGGGCCGGCGCATCCTCGTGGTCGAGGACGACGTCCGTAACATCTTCGCGCTCTCCAGCGTGCTGGAGCCTCGGGGCGCCAAGGTGGAGATCGCCCGCAACGGCAAGGAGGCCCTGGAGGCACTCACCCGCAGCCTCTCACCCCAAGCGCGGACGGTGGATCTCGTCCTCATGGACATCATGATGCCGGAGATGGATGGGCTGACCGCCATGCGGGAGATCCGCAAGCGGCCCGAGTGGAAGAAGCTGCCCATCATCGCCCTCACGGCGAAGGCCATGAAGGACGATCAGGAGAAGTGTCTCGAGGCGGGAGCCAACGACTACATCGCCAAGCCCCTGGACGTGGAGAAGCTCCTCTCCCTCGTCCGCGTGTGGATGCCGAAGTAG
- a CDS encoding DUF5953 family protein → MTTKSTLVIIVYAPALVGNDGRTLAVIHGMERTLSGLRLEWKVSEDGRPIALPQRDAWLAEGTKDGGFPLVCNGDESYPVTVTGWGCPARLSPGGQSQFEVHAKLPLDAAVIAAAAQVLECVAEGARAYWGHATPSSAGVEIARQTRDPVHKPGVPPRGLPALKLPEKIRSPEIPHRLGWLNYWSAAAAQAIGFPDPSRDADLLSRARRTGAGGWVVRLTDTPLDLDNPSHLAALMRAYERFPEIGGRVTSR, encoded by the coding sequence ATGACGACGAAAAGCACCCTCGTCATCATCGTTTACGCGCCTGCGCTCGTGGGCAACGACGGTCGCACGCTCGCTGTCATCCACGGGATGGAGCGGACTCTCTCCGGCTTGCGCCTAGAGTGGAAGGTTTCCGAAGACGGGCGCCCCATCGCGTTGCCGCAGCGCGACGCGTGGCTCGCAGAAGGGACCAAGGACGGGGGCTTCCCTCTCGTGTGCAACGGTGACGAGAGTTACCCTGTGACGGTCACGGGGTGGGGATGCCCGGCACGCCTTAGCCCCGGCGGCCAGTCTCAGTTTGAAGTGCATGCAAAGCTGCCGCTGGACGCCGCCGTGATCGCGGCAGCGGCGCAAGTGCTGGAATGCGTAGCAGAGGGCGCGCGCGCGTACTGGGGGCATGCGACGCCATCTAGCGCGGGGGTGGAGATCGCACGGCAAACGCGCGATCCGGTCCATAAGCCAGGGGTTCCGCCCCGGGGGCTGCCAGCGCTCAAACTGCCAGAGAAGATCCGCTCGCCTGAGATTCCGCATCGCCTCGGGTGGCTGAACTACTGGTCTGCCGCTGCCGCACAGGCCATCGGGTTCCCGGATCCCTCGCGTGATGCGGACCTACTCTCTCGGGCGCGGCGCACTGGGGCGGGCGGGTGGGTCGTTCGGCTCACAGATACGCCGCTCGATCTCGACAACCCCTCGCACCTTGCGGCGCTGATGCGCGCGTATGAGCGCTTCCCGGAGATTGGCGGGCGCGTGACTTCGCGCTGA